One genomic region from Rhodococcus sp. SBT000017 encodes:
- a CDS encoding SAV_915 family protein, whose product MFEHRGSSPGLYVPLQPSEGTASRTVDLRILPDGRVGLAAYTSLTSLVQNCGNGQPWGLVDEHGLAEIRESAEINVVLLDAALPLPDRRIGVASSTPGTYMTDPLR is encoded by the coding sequence ATGTTCGAGCATCGCGGCAGTTCGCCGGGGTTGTATGTGCCGCTTCAACCGTCGGAGGGCACTGCCAGCAGGACGGTTGATCTGCGAATCCTGCCCGACGGCCGAGTCGGGTTGGCGGCATACACGTCGCTGACATCATTGGTCCAGAACTGCGGCAACGGACAGCCGTGGGGGCTGGTGGACGAACACGGGCTCGCGGAGATCCGCGAGTCGGCCGAAATCAACGTCGTCCTACTCGATGCCGCACTTCCGCTGCCGGACAGACGTATCGGTGTTGCTAGCAGTACACCCGGTACCTACATGACGGATCCGCTCCGATGA
- a CDS encoding IS3 family transposase (programmed frameshift), with amino-acid sequence MAKQYPAEQRERAVKMVLDHLHEYNSVYGACKAIGPKLGVGAESLRLWTRQAQIDANQAPGATTEEQQRIKELERENRDLKEANEILKSASNFLREGARPSPPQIVQFIDQMRAQNYRVESICRVLTEHGVQVAPRTYRNWKTAPPSARTVSDAYLTAALRDTVGEPEELYGRRKMYRHLRRKGHHAAACTIDRLMGDEGMSGVVRGKRHRTTIQGGKNATRAPDLLDRDFTSEAPNRKWVTDFTYIRTWAGFVYVAFVIDCFSRAIVGWHASTVKDTAMVTTALKMALWRRDHGGHRVGSGLIHHSDAGSQYTSIAFAETLVLEGIAASIGSVGDAYDNALAESTIGLFKTEAVSKRSPFLNGPMKTIDDVEFATMGWVDWFNQRRLHSTLDYLTPDEFEEVYYSQESALRPEMLQA; translated from the exons ATGGCGAAGCAGTACCCGGCCGAGCAACGTGAGCGTGCGGTGAAGATGGTCCTCGACCACCTCCACGAGTACAACTCCGTGTACGGCGCGTGCAAAGCGATCGGACCGAAATTGGGCGTCGGCGCGGAGTCGCTCCGGCTCTGGACACGCCAGGCTCAGATCGATGCCAACCAAGCCCCCGGAGCAACAACCGAGGAGCAGCAACGCATCAAGGAACTCGAACGTGAAAATCGAGATCTCAAGGAAGCCAACGAGATCCTGAAGTCGGCATCGA ATTTTCTTCGCGAGGGAGCTCGACCCTCGCCGCCGCAAATAGTCCAGTTCATCGATCAGATGCGTGCACAAAATTACCGGGTCGAGTCGATCTGCCGCGTGCTTACCGAGCACGGCGTGCAGGTCGCCCCACGCACGTACCGCAACTGGAAAACCGCACCACCATCGGCTCGCACTGTCTCCGACGCCTACCTCACCGCCGCTCTCCGCGACACGGTCGGCGAACCGGAAGAGCTCTACGGTCGCCGCAAGATGTACCGGCACCTGCGCAGGAAGGGCCATCACGCCGCTGCCTGCACGATCGACCGCCTGATGGGTGACGAGGGTATGTCCGGCGTCGTCCGAGGCAAACGGCACCGCACCACGATCCAGGGCGGCAAGAACGCCACACGGGCTCCTGACCTGCTCGACCGTGACTTCACGTCCGAGGCCCCGAATCGGAAGTGGGTCACCGACTTCACGTACATCAGAACATGGGCCGGGTTCGTCTACGTCGCGTTCGTCATCGACTGCTTCTCCCGAGCGATCGTCGGGTGGCACGCCTCGACGGTCAAAGACACAGCGATGGTCACCACGGCGCTGAAGATGGCACTGTGGCGACGAGATCACGGGGGACACCGCGTCGGCTCGGGGCTCATTCATCACAGCGACGCGGGCAGTCAATACACGTCGATCGCGTTCGCGGAAACGCTTGTGCTCGAGGGCATTGCAGCATCGATCGGCAGTGTCGGGGATGCCTACGACAATGCGTTGGCGGAGAGCACAATTGGGTTGTTCAAGACCGAGGCGGTATCGAAGAGGAGTCCGTTCCTGAACGGTCCGATGAAGACCATCGACGATGTCGAGTTCGCCACGATGGGATGGGTCGACTGGTTCAACCAACGCCGCCTGCACAGCACCCTCGACTACCTCACACCGGACGAATTCGAGGAGGTCTACTACAGTCAAGAATCGGCACTCCGCCCGGAGATGTTGCAAGCGTAG
- a CDS encoding nitroreductase family protein has product MTSFPIIDLTPDELLTTTRTVRKRLDLTRPVPTELIKECLEIALQAPSGSNKQGWQWIVVTDPDLRARIGAIYGELFTAYQASKHSATALFTDDPERASVQKRVGDSASWLGEHMGEVPVLLIPCIQAGKTLPAGNQAGLWGSLLPAVWNYALAARARGLGTAWTTIHLAKEAEISELLGIPEGFHQGALIPTAYYTGETFKVAPRDPIETVLHVDRW; this is encoded by the coding sequence GTGACTTCCTTCCCGATCATCGACCTGACTCCCGACGAGCTGCTGACCACGACGCGTACAGTCCGCAAGCGCCTCGACCTGACGCGTCCGGTTCCGACGGAGCTGATCAAGGAATGTCTGGAGATCGCTCTGCAGGCTCCGTCCGGCTCGAACAAGCAGGGGTGGCAGTGGATTGTCGTCACCGATCCTGATCTGCGTGCACGCATCGGCGCTATCTACGGCGAACTGTTCACCGCGTATCAGGCGTCCAAGCATTCCGCGACGGCCTTGTTCACCGACGACCCGGAACGCGCATCGGTCCAGAAGCGCGTCGGAGACAGTGCGAGCTGGCTCGGCGAGCACATGGGTGAGGTTCCGGTTCTGCTGATTCCCTGCATCCAGGCGGGCAAGACGTTGCCAGCGGGTAATCAGGCAGGTCTGTGGGGCTCGCTGCTGCCCGCGGTATGGAATTACGCCCTGGCTGCGCGGGCGCGCGGTCTCGGAACAGCCTGGACGACAATTCATCTCGCGAAGGAAGCCGAGATCTCCGAACTGCTCGGCATCCCCGAGGGCTTCCACCAGGGTGCGCTGATACCCACGGCGTACTACACGGGGGAGACGTTCAAAGTCGCTCCGCGGGATCCGATCGAGACGGTGCTGCACGTCGATCGGTGGTGA
- a CDS encoding alpha/beta fold hydrolase, translating to MTLDDEPTLHGMLDVGDGQNIYWEQWGPSDGVPAVYLHGGPGGTLNASQFRRHFDLSKVRAVGFEQRGCGRSTPHASDPSTSLSTNTTAHLIADIEALREHLGVEAWIVNGASWGSTLAVAYALARPERVIGVVLAAVTTTGREEVDWITEGVGAIFPEAWDRFATFAEQAGVGYHRGHGRIVDAYAQLLNLNDLALRDRASREWALWEDVHISIGTGGIRRNPRWEDDRFRLAFVRLTTHYWAHDGFCDPPLLDRAADLGEMPGVLIHGRRDVSGPAVTAWRLHRVWPGSTLVVDENDGHGGKSMSAYWDAANQDLVDRALRSPNGA from the coding sequence ATGACACTCGACGACGAGCCGACGCTGCACGGAATGTTGGATGTGGGGGACGGCCAGAACATCTACTGGGAGCAGTGGGGTCCGTCCGATGGCGTGCCGGCGGTGTACCTGCACGGCGGTCCGGGTGGGACTCTGAACGCGAGCCAGTTTCGTCGCCACTTCGACCTCTCCAAAGTTCGAGCGGTCGGATTCGAGCAGCGCGGGTGTGGACGGTCCACTCCACACGCGTCCGATCCCTCGACGTCGTTGTCCACCAACACCACTGCCCATCTGATTGCCGACATCGAAGCCCTGCGTGAGCACCTCGGCGTCGAGGCGTGGATTGTCAACGGCGCATCCTGGGGATCGACTCTCGCAGTTGCTTACGCTCTCGCACGCCCGGAGCGCGTCATCGGCGTTGTCCTGGCCGCCGTCACGACGACCGGCCGCGAGGAGGTCGACTGGATCACCGAGGGCGTCGGCGCGATCTTCCCCGAAGCGTGGGATCGTTTCGCCACCTTCGCCGAGCAGGCCGGCGTCGGCTACCACCGCGGACACGGACGAATAGTCGACGCCTACGCCCAACTGTTGAACTTGAACGATCTTGCGTTGCGGGACAGGGCTTCCCGAGAGTGGGCGTTGTGGGAAGACGTCCACATCTCGATCGGCACCGGCGGCATCCGACGTAATCCCAGGTGGGAAGACGACCGGTTCCGCCTTGCCTTCGTGCGACTAACCACGCACTACTGGGCACACGACGGGTTCTGCGATCCGCCGCTGCTCGACCGCGCAGCAGATCTGGGCGAGATGCCGGGCGTACTGATCCACGGTCGACGCGACGTGTCCGGACCCGCTGTCACTGCGTGGCGTCTGCACCGGGTTTGGCCCGGATCGACGCTCGTCGTCGACGAAAATGACGGGCACGGGGGCAAGTCCATGAGTGCGTACTGGGATGCAGCGAACCAAGATTTGGTCGACAGGGCACTGCGGTCACCGAATGGTGCATGA
- a CDS encoding isochorismatase family protein, translating into MTAPRRALIVIDVQQEYFEGVLKIQYPPREESLANIVRAIEAAVAQDVPVAIVQHEMPEGSPAFVKGTPTYELHPDIQAVVQPSFERVEKKYSSVFAGTGVAKWLQGNNIDTVTIVGYMTNNCDLASSADAEALELTVEILSDATGAINLSNEAGTVSAEQLHKALMVLYQSNFAAVATTDQWIDAAKNGNGLTANNLVVSAAQGNDAVA; encoded by the coding sequence ATGACTGCACCGCGCAGAGCTCTCATCGTCATCGATGTCCAGCAGGAATACTTCGAGGGAGTGCTGAAGATTCAGTACCCGCCTCGCGAGGAGTCGTTGGCCAATATCGTCCGCGCCATCGAAGCGGCTGTGGCGCAGGATGTTCCCGTGGCCATCGTGCAGCACGAGATGCCCGAAGGTTCGCCCGCTTTCGTCAAAGGCACCCCGACGTACGAGCTGCACCCCGATATTCAGGCCGTCGTGCAGCCCTCCTTCGAGCGGGTCGAGAAGAAGTACAGCAGCGTGTTCGCCGGTACTGGCGTTGCGAAGTGGCTGCAGGGCAACAACATCGACACCGTCACGATCGTCGGTTACATGACCAACAATTGCGACCTCGCCTCCAGCGCCGACGCCGAGGCGCTGGAGCTGACCGTCGAGATCCTGTCCGACGCCACCGGCGCGATCAACCTATCGAACGAGGCTGGCACCGTGTCGGCCGAACAACTGCACAAGGCGCTGATGGTGCTCTACCAGTCGAACTTCGCGGCGGTGGCGACGACGGATCAGTGGATCGACGCCGCCAAGAATGGAAACGGGCTCACAGCAAACAATTTGGTTGTCTCTGCAGCGCAGGGCAACGACGCGGTGGCCTGA
- a CDS encoding GlxA family transcriptional regulator, with amino-acid sequence MRIALYVFDGMTMFHLAAPLMVFGEVTRLGLAADWETRVWSEKPGSILTEEGFPIGEIAGPNTVDWADIVIVTSWPESLPHIGTDFSKALREAHTRGAEIAGMCLGSFAVADTGLLAGRPAVTHWTKMTELRARNAHAGVDESVLYIDHGDVMTSAGTASSIDSCLHIVRKHLGSAAATRVARSLVVAPHRDGGQAQYIERPVIEASGDTAIADAQSWALERLDEALPIERLAEHARMSRRSFIRQFQRETGSTPARWVLDKRLNEARSLLETTDRSIDNIAALCGFGSAVTLRQNFRSAFAVTPTAYRRQFAVGCAPTHAVDRQG; translated from the coding sequence ATGCGCATCGCGCTGTACGTGTTCGACGGCATGACGATGTTTCATCTCGCCGCCCCACTGATGGTGTTCGGCGAGGTGACCCGACTCGGTCTCGCCGCGGACTGGGAGACGCGAGTGTGGTCCGAAAAACCAGGGTCGATCCTCACCGAGGAGGGGTTCCCGATCGGGGAGATCGCGGGTCCCAACACTGTCGACTGGGCCGATATCGTCATCGTGACGTCGTGGCCGGAGTCGTTGCCGCACATAGGCACTGACTTCTCGAAGGCTCTCCGCGAAGCACATACCCGAGGCGCAGAGATCGCGGGTATGTGTCTCGGTTCGTTCGCCGTCGCAGACACTGGATTGCTGGCCGGCCGCCCCGCCGTCACGCACTGGACCAAGATGACCGAACTGCGGGCGCGAAACGCACACGCCGGCGTCGACGAGTCGGTTCTCTACATCGACCACGGAGACGTGATGACCTCCGCGGGAACCGCGTCGTCGATCGATTCCTGCCTCCACATCGTCCGCAAGCACCTCGGTTCGGCTGCGGCGACGCGGGTGGCGCGCAGTCTGGTGGTCGCACCGCATCGCGACGGCGGTCAAGCGCAGTACATCGAACGGCCGGTCATCGAGGCATCCGGAGATACTGCGATCGCCGACGCACAGAGCTGGGCACTCGAACGACTGGACGAGGCGTTACCCATCGAGCGACTGGCCGAACACGCGCGCATGAGCCGACGCAGCTTCATCCGTCAGTTTCAGCGCGAGACGGGGTCCACCCCGGCTCGCTGGGTGCTCGACAAGCGACTGAACGAGGCCAGGAGCCTGCTGGAGACCACCGATCGCAGCATCGACAACATCGCTGCCCTGTGCGGATTCGGCAGCGCCGTGACCCTGCGTCAGAACTTCCGCTCGGCATTCGCAGTGACACCGACGGCCTACCGACGGCAATTCGCCGTCGGATGTGCGCCCACACATGCGGTCGACAGGCAAGGATGA